TCTCCTGTCGCACTACGAGGGCGGCCAGACTCCACGCGCTCAGGCCCGTCTGTTGCGGCATCTACGCGGTCACTACGGCTCACGGGTGGTCTCGCTGCGCCTGTTCTTGCGGCCGGCGCCCGCGCATCCGTCCCAGGCCAGACCACTGCCCGACGGCCGTGAGACCACCTCCCGTTCACGCTCACTGATGTTCTTGTCGACCGCCGTGGCGATCGCCTCCTCCATCGGCCCGAACGTCCCGGTCTACCTCCCGGAGAACGGCTACATCGGCATCAACGTGCCCCTCACCCGTGCTCGGGTCGGGAGCTTCAGCACCCGCACTACCCATCCGCACTACTTGGCGCTGCTGGAACAGGTGAAGGAGGCGGTCGGCGTTCACAACCGGCTGGTCAACCCCTACCGGTTGCAGACCAAGGGCGAGATGCTCGTCGGCAGCCGCAATCAGCCGCTTCTGCGGGAACTCGCACCGCAGAGCATCTCCTGCTCCCATCCCGAGGCCGCCCGCTACGCCGAGCGGCCGCAGGGCAACTGCGGCTACTGCTTCCCGTGCCTGATCCGCCGGGCGTCGATGTCCCGGGCGGGCTGGGACGACGCCAGGCACTACGCCTGGGATGCGCTGAACGATCCCGAACTACTGGATCCGGACTCCGGCCGCAGCGCTGACTTGCGTGCTGTTGTGGCTGGCACCCGCCTTGGCCGGCCCACCAGTGACGTCCTGCGCAACGGCCCGCTGCCCCGTGGCGAGCGCACCGCTTACATCGACGTATGGCGGCGCGGCACCGCCGAGATCCGCGCCTGGCTGACCTCGGGCGCGCAGGGGCAGCTCGCACGACTGTTGGAACACGCCTCGTGAACCATCTGCTCGACAGCCATTGCCACGTGACCGGTTACGACGACCCGGTAGCCGTCCTGCGCCAGGCCGCCGAGGCTCGCGTCGACGTCGTGGCCGTCACCGAGGATCCTGGAGAGTACCGGCTGTTGCGAGCCCGGCTGGGTAGACGCCGTGGCGTCCACCCGGCACTGGGCATGCATCCTCTACGTGCCCACAGCTTTACTCCCGCCGACATCGCCCGGTTTCTGCGCATGCTGCCCGAAACCACATGGGTCGGTGAGATTGGGCTCGACTACTCCCCCGCCGGACGCACCACACGACGCGCACAGCTGCGAGTCCTCGAGGCCGTCCTCGCTGATCCCCGAACCCGTAACCTGCCCATGACCGTACACAGCCGCGGCGCCGAGAAGGACACCTTCTCCCGACTCGCCCAGGCTGGAGTCACCGCCGCGATCTTGCACTGGTACACAGGCCCTCTGGCCCTGGTCGACGAGGCCCTGGCCGCAGGACTGTGGTTCTCCGTCAACCCGGCAATGACCACCTCGCAAAAAGGGCGCGCCCTCCTCGAAATTTTGCCGCCCGACCGTGTCCTCCTCGAGACCGATGGCCCGTTCGCCCGTCACAACAGGCACCCCGCTCGACCGGCAGACCTCTCCGACGTCGTCGCCCGCCTCGCCACCCGCTGGGCGCTGACACCCGAACAAGCCACCCGGCACATCCACGGCAACCAGCAGCGTTTCCTCGACACCACCGGACTTCCCCAGTGACCGCAGCGTCAAGCGCCTCCCACGCCCCGTTCCTCACGGTCGCGGCGGGGCCCTGAGCAACCACAGCGTGGGAAATCCCGCACGGACCAGTAAGCGCGAAGGCCGCACCGTCCGCCCTTGGGCGGTGGGTCGCCTCAAGGCTGTCTATCTCACATGATGGTCGCCCGGAGGAGGGATGAAAGGGTGGAGTCATGCCTCTCATGCAGCCTTTCGCTTCCGATTGGGACCGCCCGGCCTCACAGAACTCCGAACAATGGAACTGGCTCGCGGTCGAAATAGCCGAAATCCGGCGATGTGCCGAGGCAGGCGACCAAGCACACGATCGCCTTGCCCTCATCCTCCTGGACCATCTAGTCGAGGTGATCATCGGCCGTGAGGTCAACGCCCAACTGGCCTTCCAGATCCCCGACAGCACCATCGAAGAGATGCAAAGGTTCCGGGACAGCGGCGGGCAGCTCGATGGACAGCTGAGTCAGCTGATCGATCAGCATGTAGGCCTGGACCGGCGGGCAAAGATGGACAACCATCTGGACCAGAAGACCAAGTTCCTGAGGCAGCGGGGCGTGCTGACGGACCACGAACGCGACGTACTCGACCGGCTGCACGAATACCGCAACGCGGCCTACCACCGTGAAACCCTGGAACCCGACCTGATCGCAGACCTTGTACTGGCCTACCGGGTGTTGGCGGACGAACTCCTCGCCCGACACAAACCGATCGCCTGGGTCATGGCTTCGTCGGACCCCGCCCCCATCGTGACGCCACACCAGCTTCGGGGCCGCCTGACCGAAGGCATCGACATCGATCTCACATCGATGGCCCGCCGGTTCCACGACCACGCTACGAAGCGAGTCCAGGCTGTCTCCACAGCCGTAGCTATCGCCCAACAGCTCCTCGGCTCCAAAAGCTCCGGTGAAACGGCCGCGGCCCCGCCGGATGACGACATGGCCCG
Above is a genomic segment from Streptomyces collinus Tu 365 containing:
- the qatC gene encoding Qat anti-phage system QueC-like protein QatC, producing MTQFTVRTEEFDDPAPPEGILLDFAPGSPKGTVQAGLGLFRSFRPTRQAADLMIMAVGAYISDRVSERSRTNDAWTRDLSLVFPAEDAGRWPVEASQTTLRFLTGDRWTLHPRSQRSAPLPHGSDSGQGRVVADGVCLFSGGLDSLCGVIDLLEEDPERRLCLLSHYEGGQTPRAQARLLRHLRGHYGSRVVSLRLFLRPAPAHPSQARPLPDGRETTSRSRSLMFLSTAVAIASSIGPNVPVYLPENGYIGINVPLTRARVGSFSTRTTHPHYLALLEQVKEAVGVHNRLVNPYRLQTKGEMLVGSRNQPLLRELAPQSISCSHPEAARYAERPQGNCGYCFPCLIRRASMSRAGWDDARHYAWDALNDPELLDPDSGRSADLRAVVAGTRLGRPTSDVLRNGPLPRGERTAYIDVWRRGTAEIRAWLTSGAQGQLARLLEHAS
- a CDS encoding TatD family hydrolase is translated as MNHLLDSHCHVTGYDDPVAVLRQAAEARVDVVAVTEDPGEYRLLRARLGRRRGVHPALGMHPLRAHSFTPADIARFLRMLPETTWVGEIGLDYSPAGRTTRRAQLRVLEAVLADPRTRNLPMTVHSRGAEKDTFSRLAQAGVTAAILHWYTGPLALVDEALAAGLWFSVNPAMTTSQKGRALLEILPPDRVLLETDGPFARHNRHPARPADLSDVVARLATRWALTPEQATRHIHGNQQRFLDTTGLPQ